CATGCTAGAAGGACAAGAGCAAAGCTGGACAAGAGCAAAGCTGCATGGTTTGGTTTCTGATATCATGATAAAAATCTGCTCATTGCTGGAATGCTCACGAAGCTAGATGTGTTTTCCTTGAAGAAAAAAAAGCAGTTTAACCCCATCATACTAATTCATGGGTACAGAGCTGTTTTGAAAATGTCTGGACAACTacagggtagttggaaaaggtggatacgattggacacggacattttcaaaaagcacttttacatttatataacagttatttttcatacctaacagcagtattcgcttccagacctgggtgtcgatcttgtcatagcgtttatccatttataagcgcacgtacgaaggactagaccagcactccacagaatgccaaagaccatagagtgttgtacacatgctctaaggtcaaatacagagttatataattgtagagattagcttgtatgccccatgcaacttagcttagcaggccaaatccactaTCTTacaccttttagtataaggtgcAGGTGCCTATACCAagtgttgagggtttcaaggacctaGGTTGGGACATACCAGCTTTGTCTCTATgacactgaattagatttctagaggaTGTGTATAACACTATATGgcctttagagtgctagtctatccttcgcacatgcacttataaatggataagtgatatgacaagatcgacgcctgagtctggaagcgaatgctgctgtaaaaacaacgttaggtatgaactaaatgtaaaaattttaaaaatatccgcgtccgtgtccgaccgtatccaccttttccaactacccacaactacatggtagtttcattGTGTAAGCCCAATCATTATTAATCACCCTCAACAACAACCGATTGATTATCCAATTAATCATAATTGATTCACAGCCCTATATTCTTCAGATAAGTAGCTCTCGAACAGTGTGTGCAATTGATGTAAAACAGCACAACCAAATTTCATTTAAATAGCACAaatttacctactctaataatTCATTCAACTGCTCTAGTGGAACAGTCATTTGGCAGAATAATAATTGCTACATAAATACTTGTATAATAACACTCTCCAGTACCAACTAGTAGTAAACTTTATAATGGCATGACACTAAGAAATTTATTTTGTATCATATAGGGATGATAAGTATGATTCCTCATTGTGGAAGACCACTAGGAATGGCATGGCTGAAAAATGGAAAATTGCTGGTTGTTGACAGTGACAAAGGTCTTAATCTGGTCAACACTACCACTGGTGAAAAGGaaatactgtttgatacaaatACATCTGAAGATATTAACTGTAAAGTGTTCAACAATCCAGTAGTACTATCCAACGGCAGTGTGTTTGTCTCTTGTATGAGTATTGACTTTGGCCTCCATGAAATACTTGATGAATCATTTCCACTTTTTGAGTATTTGTGGAATCCCTCCCCAACTAATGCCTCTGGTATGTTACTACACTATAATCCTACTACTGGTAAAATGGTTGTGGTGGAGGGACATGATCTACTTACAGCAAATGGTGTTGCCATAAGTTCCAATGAAGCATTTATAATAGTTGCTGAAATGGTGGGAAGGAGGATTAGCCAGTGCGTTTAGCTGTAAATCCGCTCTGAGTAATACTAAAGTATACATTAACTGTTTTTGTAAATGAATAAAGCTGAGTGGTACATACATTATGCTTCAAATGATAAAGCAACTTGTACATGTCCTATAGCCATAAGAGATTAAATATGGAGCATGTTGGCCTCAAACACATCTGAAAATTGAAGGGTGCATATAATCTTTGTGGTTTAGGTGAAAAGAATTTATGTAAGAACCTATACAAATTATTATTAAACAGGTGAGAAAATACCAAGTTATAACCTATAGTTGTGTAGCTGTATAGTAATACTCTCTCTTTCTTGAAAATCCTGTAGTTTACTGAAACAAGATAAAATAATTATACCAAATTAGCAAAAAATTCACTCACAATTCTGTATGTGTGAAGTCTATAACACTTGAACACTGTTATGCATGCACAAAGCATTTTCAAATTATACATAAAGGACAGAACTATGTATGTTATAAGGTGACATTTGGTTATAGTTgtgatgtagctatgtagtCCAATAATCTGTTGGTTTATAGGTATCACTTGAAGGGACCAAAGAAAGGAAAGTGGGATGTGTTTCTGTCTAACTTGCCTGGAGTAATAGACAACATCACTCCTTCTAAGAAGTATGGTGGATTTTGGGTTTCAGTTACACGACTGTGGCCAGGTGTCTTGATGGACTTTTCATCATATCAGTCATGGGTGCAATCCATTATGGCAAAGGTTTATTATCTTAATCTATGTATACTGTTGTATAAATGTTACTAGGATAAGTAAAATTGATTTTATAAGCAGATATATACTTTCTCAATTTTACTGAAAGAAGGATAgctctacatacatacatactactaAAAGTTATTACTGTAGTCTGCTGTAATGAATTTAGGCCGAATTTCAATTGGTACTGTATGACAAATTTGTTGCATATTCAGGTGTCAAGGCAATTTTGGCATCATATTGAAGGCactttttgggcttggttataccgaaccaatactgtcaaggttccatgaaggtattgtgaggctggttttagggtgaaagtgcacctgaaacactttcatgATCAACAGGTTGCTACAACAAtgtagtatgatagtactgtatagtagggaccactaAGATTTGGGCGTGGCACATGAAaaacattacccaaaaaccagcctcacttttccctgatgatgatgaggcagtattggttaggtagaactaagcccaaacatatgttagattgacccgaaacgctgcTATGCAATTTtaaataatggaattttctagtgactgactgactgactgactgactgatgccttcggacaagcgtaactcgataacagctaaggctacgggcttgatttttttactgttcaatgttgcttcagacggacacatgccttttggcataccgcagtacatacaatgcattcttcatggacttaccagtgtcctcctttgtgtcctatttatctttgctgacagcaaaaggtgtcagtagtatgtgatggcttcccttcataacagaattgtccatatttttcatagtgcctactttgattacagaggtgcttttcgaacagttcttggttcgtgatgctgtgtaactggttgaacatagctaacaacaaagcgtaatggatacttcacttttcagatgataattgatggctggggtgcacagcaccatttctttcttttgatgtggtatgcgtgggttcaccagtcataataaacttattttataaaaaagttaa
The nucleotide sequence above comes from Dysidea avara chromosome 3, odDysAvar1.4, whole genome shotgun sequence. Encoded proteins:
- the LOC136250408 gene encoding adipocyte plasma membrane-associated protein-like yields the protein MRQRTKPEKTADKSADSKQQQHGQQSAGGSWCYAMIFVVLLVMGIVVYFLSSLNSPGPDDGPQYTGVYAVNNELQKARRIFEGQIVGPESFAVDKDGYLYTGLVDGRLVKIDLQKETYTLVTRMGDPPYDKCGMISMIPHCGRPLGMAWLKNGKLLVVDSDKGLNLVNTTTGEKEILFDTNTSEDINCKVFNNPVVLSNGSVFVSCMSIDFGLHEILDESFPLFEYLWNPSPTNASGMLLHYNPTTGKMVVVEGHDLLTANGVAISSNEAFIIVAEMVGRRISQYHLKGPKKGKWDVFLSNLPGVIDNITPSKKYGGFWVSVTRLWPGVLMDFSSYQSWVQSIMAKLQLTTTLHHPDISHTILLLVDDEGKVVRSLHEPTGKVLDEVTEAFEMDDEIIIGSYSRPYLSRVKF